Proteins found in one Microcella daejeonensis genomic segment:
- a CDS encoding ABC transporter ATP-binding protein — protein sequence MASVLEFDDVTFTRDGTAILDSVDWRVDASDRWVVLGPNGAGKTTLLQLAASMLHSSSGSVTVLDERVGSSDLAELRPRIGFASTAMARRIPGDERVLDVVMTAAHSVAGRWNETYEEVDERRAHRVLREWRLDRFAERRFGSLSDGEQKRVQIARSIMTDPELLLLDEPAASLDLGAREELLQLLGAYASSDESPAMIMVTHHVEEIPTGFSHALLLAEGSVSASGPIDEVVTAEHLSATFGLELTVHRDGDRFSARAA from the coding sequence ATGGCCAGTGTTCTCGAGTTCGACGACGTCACCTTCACGCGCGATGGCACGGCCATCCTCGATTCGGTCGATTGGCGGGTCGACGCGAGCGATCGCTGGGTCGTCCTCGGCCCCAACGGCGCCGGCAAGACCACGCTCCTGCAGCTCGCTGCCTCGATGCTGCACTCCTCCTCGGGCTCCGTCACGGTGCTCGACGAGCGCGTCGGCTCGAGCGACCTCGCCGAGCTGCGCCCGCGCATCGGCTTCGCCTCCACCGCGATGGCCCGGCGCATCCCGGGCGACGAGCGCGTGCTCGACGTCGTCATGACCGCGGCGCACTCCGTCGCCGGTCGATGGAACGAGACCTACGAGGAGGTCGACGAGCGCCGCGCCCACCGCGTGCTGCGCGAGTGGCGCCTCGACCGCTTCGCCGAGCGCCGCTTCGGCAGCCTCAGCGACGGCGAGCAGAAGCGCGTGCAGATCGCGCGGTCGATCATGACCGACCCGGAGCTGCTGCTGCTCGACGAGCCGGCCGCGAGCCTCGACCTCGGTGCGCGCGAGGAGCTGCTGCAGCTGCTCGGAGCCTACGCCTCGTCGGACGAGTCGCCCGCGATGATCATGGTCACGCACCACGTCGAGGAGATCCCGACCGGCTTCTCGCACGCGCTGCTGCTCGCCGAGGGCTCCGTCTCGGCCTCGGGCCCGATCGACGAGGTCGTGACCGCCGAGCACCTCAGCGCGACCTTCGGCCTCGAGCTCACGGTGCACCGCGACGGCGATCGCTTCTCGGCGCGCGCCGCCTGA
- a CDS encoding type B 50S ribosomal protein L31, with protein MKTDTHPEYKAIVFRDLASGETFLTRSTVTSDKTIELDGVEYPVIDVEISSASHPFYTGKQRIMDSAGRVEKFNQRFKNFGA; from the coding sequence ATGAAGACTGACACCCACCCCGAGTACAAGGCGATCGTGTTCCGCGACCTCGCGTCGGGGGAGACCTTCCTCACCCGTTCGACCGTCACGAGCGACAAGACGATCGAGCTCGACGGCGTGGAGTACCCCGTCATCGACGTGGAGATCTCGTCGGCCTCGCACCCGTTCTACACGGGCAAGCAGCGCATCATGGACTCGGCCGGTCGCGTCGAGAAGTTCAACCAGCGCTTCAAGAACTTCGGCGCGTAG
- a CDS encoding 3'-5' exonuclease has translation MSGLLSTLAVFDLETTGVDVGTARIVTAHVGVIGPDGEPLESRAWLADPGVEIPAGASAVHGISTEHAREHGAPAAQVVAEILDALRELLARPLPLVIYNAPYDLSLLRAEALRHGLAPLGRPAPVVDPLVIDKAVDRYRRGKRTLEAAAAHYGVALSGAHDAGVDAIAAGRVAQALAERHAAALPATVDELHAAQIAWHDAQSDSFEDYMRRERDHRFTADRGWPVRR, from the coding sequence ATGTCCGGTCTGCTCAGCACCCTCGCCGTCTTCGACCTCGAGACCACGGGCGTCGACGTCGGCACCGCGCGCATCGTCACGGCGCACGTCGGCGTCATCGGCCCCGACGGCGAGCCGCTCGAGTCGCGGGCCTGGCTGGCCGATCCGGGCGTCGAGATCCCCGCAGGGGCCTCCGCCGTCCACGGCATCAGCACCGAGCACGCGCGCGAGCACGGCGCCCCCGCGGCGCAGGTCGTCGCCGAGATCCTGGATGCCCTCCGCGAGCTCCTCGCCCGCCCCCTGCCCCTCGTGATCTACAACGCCCCCTACGATCTCAGCCTGCTGCGCGCCGAGGCCCTCCGGCACGGCCTCGCGCCTCTGGGGCGGCCGGCGCCCGTCGTCGACCCCCTGGTCATCGACAAGGCCGTCGACCGGTACCGCCGCGGCAAGCGCACGCTCGAGGCCGCGGCCGCCCACTACGGCGTCGCGCTGAGCGGCGCGCACGACGCCGGCGTCGACGCGATCGCCGCCGGGCGCGTCGCCCAGGCGCTGGCCGAGCGGCACGCCGCCGCGCTGCCGGCCACGGTCGACGAGCTGCACGCCGCGCAGATCGCCTGGCACGATGCGCAGAGCGACTCCTTCGAGGACTACATGCGCCGCGAGCGCGACCACCGGTTCACGGCCGACCGCGGCTGGCCGGTCCGGCGCTAG
- the treS gene encoding maltose alpha-D-glucosyltransferase, whose amino-acid sequence MNFTAPITLPGLALDPQWYRRSVFYEVMVRSFMDANGDGTGDLGGLIGKLDYLQWLGIDALWLPPFFQSPLRDGGYDISDYTAILPEFGTIDEFRELVTKAHERNMRVVIDLVVNHTSDQHEWFQQSRSDPDGPYGDFYVWSDTDEKYEDVRIIFVDTEESNWAFDAERRQFYWHRFFSHQPDLNFENPAVHEAIFNVVRFWLDLGVDGFRLDAIPYLYESDGGNGEGEPATHEFIKTLRAMVDKEYPGRVLIAEANQWPNEVVQFFGTKEEPECHMAFDFPVMPRIFYALRSQQATELERQLREEIDAPEGAAWGVFLRNHDELTLEMVSEEYRQAMYGWYAYDPRMRANIGIRRRLAPLLDNSRAELELAHALLFSLPGSPFLYYGDEIGMGDNIWLPDRDSSRTPMQWTPDRNAGFSHADPGKLFLPVVQSLVYHYNQINVESQLAQSRSLLHWVRNVIHVRKAHPTFGLGTIRVLKTDHESVLAFVREYGGSGTHLGDAPERILCVFSFAHNPVAATITLDGHEGAPLWDLFGGADFPSVDENGNVTLTMATQSFYWLHVGDREPHPHHGPGYGVGGHA is encoded by the coding sequence GTGAACTTCACCGCCCCCATCACCCTGCCGGGTCTCGCTCTCGACCCCCAGTGGTACCGCCGCAGCGTGTTCTACGAGGTCATGGTGCGGTCGTTCATGGATGCGAACGGCGACGGCACCGGCGACCTGGGCGGGCTCATCGGCAAGCTCGACTACCTGCAGTGGCTCGGCATCGACGCGCTCTGGCTGCCGCCGTTCTTCCAGAGCCCGCTGCGCGACGGCGGCTACGACATCAGCGACTACACCGCGATCCTGCCCGAGTTCGGCACGATCGACGAGTTCCGCGAGCTCGTCACGAAGGCGCACGAGCGCAACATGCGCGTCGTCATCGACCTCGTCGTCAACCACACGAGCGACCAGCACGAGTGGTTCCAGCAGTCGCGCAGCGACCCCGACGGCCCCTACGGCGACTTCTACGTCTGGAGCGACACCGACGAGAAGTACGAGGACGTCCGCATCATCTTCGTCGACACGGAGGAGTCGAACTGGGCGTTCGACGCCGAGCGCCGGCAGTTCTACTGGCACCGCTTCTTCTCGCACCAGCCCGACCTCAACTTCGAGAACCCGGCCGTGCACGAGGCGATCTTCAACGTCGTGCGCTTCTGGCTCGACCTCGGCGTCGACGGCTTCCGCCTCGACGCCATCCCGTACCTCTACGAGAGCGACGGCGGCAACGGCGAGGGCGAGCCCGCGACCCACGAGTTCATCAAGACGCTGCGCGCCATGGTCGACAAGGAGTACCCCGGCCGCGTGCTCATCGCCGAGGCCAACCAGTGGCCCAACGAGGTCGTGCAGTTCTTCGGCACGAAGGAGGAGCCGGAGTGCCACATGGCCTTCGATTTCCCCGTCATGCCGCGCATCTTCTACGCGCTCCGCTCGCAGCAGGCGACCGAGCTCGAGCGCCAGCTGCGCGAGGAGATCGACGCGCCCGAGGGTGCCGCCTGGGGCGTGTTCCTGCGCAACCACGACGAGCTCACCCTCGAGATGGTGAGCGAGGAGTACCGGCAGGCGATGTACGGCTGGTACGCCTACGACCCGCGCATGCGCGCCAACATCGGCATCCGCCGCCGGCTCGCGCCCCTGCTCGACAACTCGCGCGCCGAGCTCGAGCTCGCCCACGCGCTGCTGTTCAGCCTTCCCGGCAGCCCGTTCCTCTACTACGGCGACGAGATCGGCATGGGCGACAACATCTGGCTGCCCGACCGCGACAGCTCGCGCACGCCCATGCAGTGGACGCCCGACCGCAACGCGGGCTTCTCGCACGCCGACCCGGGCAAGCTGTTCCTGCCCGTCGTGCAGTCGCTGGTGTACCACTACAACCAGATCAACGTCGAGAGCCAGCTGGCGCAGTCGCGCTCGCTGCTGCACTGGGTGCGCAACGTCATCCACGTGCGCAAGGCGCACCCCACCTTCGGCCTCGGCACCATCCGCGTGCTGAAGACCGACCACGAGTCGGTGCTCGCCTTCGTGCGCGAGTACGGCGGCAGCGGCACGCACCTGGGCGACGCCCCCGAGCGCATCCTCTGCGTGTTCTCCTTCGCGCACAACCCGGTGGCGGCGACGATCACGCTCGACGGCCACGAGGGCGCCCCGCTGTGGGATCTCTTCGGCGGCGCCGACTTCCCCTCGGTCGACGAGAACGGCAACGTCACGCTGACGATGGCCACGCAGAGCTTCTACTGGCTGCACGTGGGCGATCGCGAGCCGCACCCGCACCACGGTCCGGGCTACGGCGTCGGCGGTCACGCCTAG
- a CDS encoding alpha/beta fold hydrolase codes for MPVPSPYADALSRIPRRESRLEVLGAATAVVEYGPVDAERTLVVVHGFRGDHHGLEPVVAQLPHLRIIAPDLPGFGDSAPLPDRAHDIEGYTAWLDAFLVAAGVRGTAVLLGHSFGSIVVAAAVAAGVPTPRMVLVNPIGQPALAGPRGILTRAAVGFYRVGAALPERLGFAALRSRLVTRIMSASMAKTRDAALRRWIHEEHDRYFSAFASRQSLLEAFRASVSHDVSEYAARIAQPTLLIAAERDDITPIEAQHRLVTLFPDARLVAIPEVGHLIHYETPAVAARAIEEFLA; via the coding sequence GTGCCCGTCCCCTCCCCGTACGCCGATGCCCTCTCGCGCATCCCGCGCCGCGAGTCGAGACTCGAGGTGCTCGGCGCCGCGACGGCCGTCGTCGAGTACGGCCCGGTGGATGCCGAGCGCACGCTCGTCGTCGTGCATGGCTTCCGCGGCGATCACCACGGGCTCGAGCCCGTCGTGGCGCAGCTGCCCCACCTGCGCATCATCGCGCCGGATCTGCCGGGGTTCGGCGACTCCGCCCCGCTGCCCGACCGGGCCCACGACATCGAGGGCTACACGGCCTGGCTCGACGCGTTCCTCGTCGCGGCCGGCGTGCGCGGCACCGCCGTGCTGCTCGGACACTCCTTCGGTTCGATCGTCGTCGCGGCGGCGGTCGCCGCGGGCGTGCCGACGCCCCGCATGGTGCTGGTGAACCCGATCGGCCAGCCTGCGCTCGCGGGCCCCAGGGGCATCCTCACCCGCGCCGCCGTCGGGTTCTACCGGGTGGGCGCCGCCCTGCCGGAGCGGCTCGGCTTCGCGGCCCTGCGCAGCCGTCTGGTGACGCGCATCATGAGCGCCTCCATGGCGAAGACGCGGGACGCGGCGCTGCGGCGCTGGATCCACGAGGAGCACGACCGCTACTTCTCGGCCTTCGCGAGCCGGCAGAGCCTGCTCGAGGCGTTCCGGGCATCCGTCTCGCACGACGTCTCGGAGTACGCCGCCCGCATCGCGCAGCCGACCCTGCTCATCGCCGCGGAGCGCGACGACATCACGCCGATCGAGGCGCAGCACCGGCTCGTGACGCTGTTCCCCGATGCGCGGCTCGTCGCCATCCCCGAGGTCGGGCACCTCATCCACTACGAGACGCCCGCGGTCGCCGCCCGGGCGATCGAGGAGTTCCTCGCGTGA
- a CDS encoding glycosyltransferase family 4 protein: MSGPAGTHLVIDCRYTRLGAHDGISRFTASLVEHLLPLLRDDERLTMLVSDERQRAMLPAGVPVHRVSGPTSPREPLVARQVNRIAPDVVFSPMQTMGSRGRRYPLALTLHDLIYYAHPTPPRDLPGPVRLLWRLYHRAWWPQRMLLNGADAIVTVSETTRALIERHRLTRRPVVVVPNAADRPDPAPERARPEGGVELVYMGSFMPYKNVETLARALHGMPRARLHLLSRIRPADRERLLALAPAGAIVAHNGVSDEEYRALLDGATALVHASRDEGFGIPLVEAMGRGTPVIVSDTPIFREIGGDAALYAPADDPSAFAAALTALLAPGEWERRSRAGLAQAARFDWGRSAALLLALLRELAARGR, from the coding sequence GTGAGCGGGCCCGCGGGCACGCACCTCGTCATCGACTGCCGGTACACCCGCCTCGGCGCGCACGACGGCATCAGCCGCTTCACCGCGAGCCTCGTCGAGCACCTGCTGCCGCTGCTGCGCGACGACGAGCGGCTCACGATGCTCGTCAGCGACGAGCGCCAGCGCGCGATGCTGCCGGCGGGAGTGCCGGTGCACCGGGTGAGCGGCCCGACGAGCCCGCGCGAGCCCCTCGTGGCGCGGCAGGTCAACCGCATCGCGCCCGACGTCGTCTTCAGCCCCATGCAGACGATGGGCTCCCGCGGGCGGCGCTACCCGCTCGCGCTCACCCTTCACGACCTCATCTACTACGCGCATCCCACGCCGCCCCGCGATCTGCCCGGCCCCGTGCGACTGCTGTGGCGCCTGTACCACCGGGCCTGGTGGCCGCAGCGGATGCTGCTGAACGGCGCCGACGCGATCGTGACCGTGAGCGAGACGACCCGCGCGCTCATCGAGCGGCACCGGCTCACCCGCCGGCCCGTCGTCGTCGTGCCGAACGCCGCCGACCGCCCCGATCCGGCGCCCGAGCGCGCGCGGCCCGAGGGCGGCGTCGAGCTCGTCTACATGGGCTCGTTCATGCCGTACAAGAACGTCGAGACGCTCGCGCGGGCGCTGCACGGGATGCCCCGCGCGCGCCTGCACCTGCTGAGCCGCATCCGCCCCGCCGACCGCGAGCGCCTGCTCGCCCTCGCGCCCGCGGGCGCGATCGTCGCCCACAACGGCGTCAGCGACGAGGAGTACCGCGCGCTCCTCGACGGCGCGACGGCGCTCGTGCACGCCTCGCGCGACGAGGGCTTCGGGATCCCCCTCGTCGAGGCCATGGGCCGCGGCACCCCCGTCATCGTCAGCGACACCCCGATCTTCCGCGAGATCGGCGGGGATGCGGCGCTCTACGCGCCGGCCGACGACCCGAGCGCCTTCGCCGCCGCGCTCACCGCGCTGCTCGCGCCGGGGGAGTGGGAGCGCCGCTCGCGCGCGGGCCTCGCCCAGGCCGCGCGCTTCGACTGGGGCCGCAGCGCAGCCCTGCTGCTGGCGCTGCTGCGCGAGCTCGCGGCGCGCGGGCGCTGA
- a CDS encoding histidine phosphatase family protein, which translates to MTAFALVRHGETDWNRARRIQGSTDIPLNDTGREQAAAAGELLRGRAWSRIIASPLSRAAETAAIIAERVGMPAPELDAVFVERNYGEAEGCTGAELDARFPDGAEVPGREPREAVAERVIAGLHRVAAEHPGEAIIVVCHGGVIRSVLESVAPGRHREPITNGSVHSFQHADGDLALVAFDDPLDEASIFPFAEDFEQQNPLAGRER; encoded by the coding sequence ATGACCGCGTTCGCCCTCGTGCGCCACGGCGAGACCGACTGGAACCGCGCGCGCCGCATCCAGGGCTCGACCGACATCCCCCTCAACGACACCGGCCGCGAGCAGGCCGCCGCCGCGGGCGAGCTGCTGCGCGGGCGCGCGTGGAGCCGCATCATCGCCTCGCCGCTCTCGCGCGCCGCCGAGACCGCGGCGATCATCGCCGAGCGGGTCGGGATGCCCGCCCCCGAGCTCGATGCCGTCTTCGTCGAGCGGAACTACGGCGAGGCCGAGGGCTGCACGGGCGCCGAGCTCGACGCCCGCTTCCCCGACGGTGCGGAGGTTCCCGGCCGTGAACCGCGCGAGGCGGTCGCCGAGCGCGTCATCGCGGGCCTGCACCGCGTCGCGGCCGAGCATCCCGGCGAGGCGATCATCGTCGTCTGCCACGGCGGCGTCATCCGCAGCGTGCTGGAGTCGGTCGCTCCGGGCCGGCACCGCGAGCCGATCACCAACGGCTCGGTGCACTCCTTCCAGCACGCCGACGGAGACCTCGCGCTGGTGGCCTTCGACGACCCGCTCGACGAGGCGTCGATCTTCCCCTTCGCCGAGGACTTCGAGCAGCAGAACCCGCTCGCCGGGCGCGAGCGCTAG
- a CDS encoding Sir2 family NAD-dependent protein deacetylase has translation MSSSAAPAASAADSAALSDDARTALEAATGILRGARIAVLTGAGVSTDSGIPDYRGAGAPVRTPMTYSQFLADDTYRRRYWAGSHLGWRRFSEARPNDGHRTLADLEAEGHVAGIITQNVDGLHVRAGSRRVVDLHGSMDRVTCLHCGQFFARESIADRIEALNPWLDPEGPHAINPDGDAEVDDVSRFAIPECSVCGGTLKPDVVFFGEFVPPVKFEEARGIVARADALLILGSSLVVNSGIRLVGLAQKRRIPTIIVNRGATKADSRAAVKIEAGTTETLAALRDALRS, from the coding sequence ATGTCGTCATCCGCTGCACCGGCCGCCTCCGCGGCCGACTCCGCGGCGCTGAGCGACGACGCTCGCACGGCGCTCGAGGCGGCGACGGGCATCCTGCGCGGGGCGCGCATCGCCGTGCTCACCGGAGCGGGCGTGAGCACCGACTCGGGCATCCCCGACTACCGCGGCGCCGGCGCCCCCGTGCGCACGCCCATGACGTACAGCCAGTTCCTCGCCGACGACACCTACCGCCGCCGCTACTGGGCGGGCAGCCACCTCGGCTGGCGCCGGTTCTCCGAGGCGCGGCCCAACGACGGCCACCGCACGCTCGCCGATCTGGAGGCCGAGGGGCACGTCGCAGGCATCATCACCCAGAACGTCGACGGGCTGCACGTTCGCGCGGGCTCGCGCCGCGTCGTCGACCTGCACGGCTCGATGGATCGCGTCACCTGCCTGCACTGCGGCCAGTTCTTCGCCCGCGAGTCGATCGCCGATCGCATCGAGGCGCTCAACCCCTGGCTCGACCCCGAGGGCCCGCACGCCATCAACCCCGACGGCGATGCCGAGGTCGACGACGTCAGCCGCTTCGCGATCCCGGAGTGCAGCGTCTGCGGGGGCACCCTCAAGCCCGACGTGGTCTTCTTCGGCGAGTTCGTGCCGCCGGTGAAGTTCGAGGAGGCCCGGGGCATCGTCGCCCGTGCCGACGCGCTGCTCATCCTCGGCTCCTCGCTCGTCGTCAACTCCGGCATCCGCCTCGTCGGCCTCGCCCAGAAGCGCCGCATCCCGACGATCATCGTCAACCGCGGCGCGACCAAGGCCGACTCCCGTGCGGCGGTCAAGATCGAGGCCGGCACGACCGAGACGCTCGCCGCCCTCCGCGACGCCCTGCGCTCCTGA
- a CDS encoding TrmH family RNA methyltransferase, producing MRIETITSIDDPGLADYARLTDVALRRVTEPEGGLYIAESLTVIGRALRSGHRPRSVLTTEKWLPELERLLADHDVTVHVGAAGVLEDLTGFHLHRGALASMHRPPVVDPATLLRDARRVVIVEDVVDHTNVGAIFRSVAGLGADAVLVTPRCADPLYRRSVRVSMGTVLQVPWTRLPEWDEAAPMLHAAGFTIAALALADDAVDLRDFAATAPERVAILVGAEGDGLSRSALAAADVVVTIPMQHGVDSLNVAAASAVALYALG from the coding sequence ATGCGCATCGAGACGATCACGAGCATCGACGACCCCGGGCTCGCCGACTACGCGCGCCTCACCGACGTCGCGCTGCGCCGGGTGACCGAGCCCGAGGGCGGCCTCTACATCGCCGAGTCGCTCACCGTCATCGGCCGGGCCCTGCGCTCCGGCCACCGCCCGCGCTCGGTGCTCACGACCGAGAAGTGGCTGCCCGAGCTCGAGCGCCTGCTCGCCGACCACGACGTCACCGTCCACGTGGGCGCGGCGGGCGTGCTCGAAGACCTCACGGGGTTCCACCTGCATCGCGGCGCCCTCGCGAGCATGCACCGGCCGCCCGTCGTCGACCCCGCGACGCTGCTGCGGGATGCCCGGCGCGTCGTCATCGTCGAGGACGTCGTCGACCACACCAACGTCGGGGCGATCTTCCGCTCGGTGGCCGGCCTCGGCGCCGACGCCGTGCTCGTGACGCCCCGCTGCGCCGACCCGCTCTACCGCCGCAGCGTGCGCGTGAGCATGGGCACCGTGCTGCAGGTGCCGTGGACCCGCCTGCCCGAGTGGGACGAGGCGGCCCCGATGCTGCACGCCGCGGGCTTCACGATCGCCGCGCTCGCCCTCGCCGACGACGCGGTCGACCTGCGCGACTTCGCGGCGACCGCGCCGGAGAGGGTCGCGATCCTCGTCGGCGCCGAGGGCGACGGGCTCAGCCGTTCGGCCCTCGCGGCCGCCGACGTCGTCGTCACCATCCCCATGCAGCACGGGGTGGACTCGCTCAACGTCGCGGCCGCGAGCGCGGTCGCGCTGTACGCGCTGGGTTAG